The genomic stretch TCGCCCACACGTTCTTCCCGGCGAGCAGTGAATTTGCGTCGCTGATGATGACCTTCGCCGTCTTCGGCGCGGGCTTTTTGATGCGTCCAATAGGCGCCATTGTGCTAGGCGCGTATATCGACAAGGTAGGTCGCAGAAAGGGGCTGATCGTCACGCTTTCCATCATGGCGGCGGGGACGTTCCTGATTGTGCTTATCCCCTCTTATCAAAGCATCGGTCTGTGGGCGCCGCTGCTGGTGCTGACGGGCCGTCTGCTGCAGGGCTTTTCCGCCGGTGCGGAGCTTGGAGGCGTCTCGGTTTATCTGGCTGAAATCGCCACGCCGGGCCGCAAAGGGTTTTACACCAGCTGGCAGTCCGGCAGCCAGCAGGTCGCCATTATGGTCGCCGCGGCGATGGGCTTTGCCCTGAATGCCCTGATGGAGGAGAGCGCCATTCGCGAATGGGGCTGGCGCATCCCGTTCCTGTTCGGCTGCTTAATCGTGCCGTTTATCTTTTTCCTGCGCCGCAAGCTGGAGGAGACGGAAGAGTTCAGCGCGCGCCGCCATCATCTCGAGATGCGCCAGGTCTTTAAAACGCTGCTTGGCAACTGGCAGGTGGTGGTCGCAGGCATGCTGATGGTGGCGATGACCACCACCGCGTTCTACCTGATCACCGTCTACGCCCCCACCTTTGGCAAAAAGGTGCTGATGCTCAGCGCCTCGGACAGCCTGCTGGTCACCCTGCTGGTGGCGATTTCTAACTTCATCTGGCTGCCGGTGGGCGGCGCGCTGTCGGATCGCTTCGGGCGCAAGCCGGTGCTGATTGCCATGGCCCTGCTGGCGCTGGCGACCAGCTACCCTGCCCTGACGCTGCTGGCGAGCGCGCCCAGCTTTTCCATGATGCTGAGCGTGCTGCTGTGGCTCTCCTTCCTCTACGGCCTGTATAACGGCGCGATGATCCCGGCCCTGACGGAGATTATGCCTGCTGAAGTGCGCGTGGCGGGGTTCTCTCTGGCTTACAGCCTGGCAACGGCGGTTTTCGGCGGCTTTACCCCGGTCATGTCCACCGCGCTGATCGAATACACCGGTGACAAAGCCTCGCCTGGCTACTGGATGAGTTTCGCTGCCGTGTGTGCCCTGCTGGCCACGCTCTACCTCTACCGCCGCCGCGCGGTATCGCTGCAAAACACCGTCAAGTCACAGGGGGCAGTATGAAACGCACCTATCACTTTACCGCCAGCGCGCTGGTGCTTGCGCTCCTGAGCGTGAATGCCTGCGCTCAGGACGTAAAGGTCATGATTTCAGGCGGCTTCAAAGCCGCCCTGGAAAAGCTGGCCCCGGACTATGAACGTCGGACCGGGGATAAAATCGTGATTATCCCCGGCCCCTCAATGGGCGCTACGCCGCAGGCGATCCCAAACCGACTGGCGCGCGGCGAGAAAGCCGACGTGGTGATTATGGTGGGCGATGC from Enterobacter dykesii encodes the following:
- a CDS encoding MFS transporter, producing MFSSTSPATVRSKAGAILRVTSGNFLEQFDFFLFGFYATYIAHTFFPASSEFASLMMTFAVFGAGFLMRPIGAIVLGAYIDKVGRRKGLIVTLSIMAAGTFLIVLIPSYQSIGLWAPLLVLTGRLLQGFSAGAELGGVSVYLAEIATPGRKGFYTSWQSGSQQVAIMVAAAMGFALNALMEESAIREWGWRIPFLFGCLIVPFIFFLRRKLEETEEFSARRHHLEMRQVFKTLLGNWQVVVAGMLMVAMTTTAFYLITVYAPTFGKKVLMLSASDSLLVTLLVAISNFIWLPVGGALSDRFGRKPVLIAMALLALATSYPALTLLASAPSFSMMLSVLLWLSFLYGLYNGAMIPALTEIMPAEVRVAGFSLAYSLATAVFGGFTPVMSTALIEYTGDKASPGYWMSFAAVCALLATLYLYRRRAVSLQNTVKSQGAV